From Caldisericaceae bacterium:
AATTGGCAACTTGATTACTATGTCTTTATTTTCTCTTTAGTTTTTCTTTTTACTCTCTTTAGTATTCCAGAGTCGATAAAATTTCTCTTAAAGAAGAAAAGGTTTGATGAATTAAATAAAAACCTCGAAAAAATTGGTATAAAAGAAATTGAAAAATTGGAAATTGAAGAAGAAAAGGCATTTAGAGTACCCTTAGCCAATCTTTTTAAAAAAGGCTATGCAGGAAGAACCCTAATGGTATGGTATATGTGGTTTGCCGTATCTTTTGCTTATTATGGGTTTTTCTCTTGGCTACCGAAAGTTATTTCAAAACTCATTAATACAAATTTGACAACTTCTACTCTGTATGTATTTACTCTCCTTGTAATGCAACTTCCAGGTTATTTACTTGCCGCTTAC
This genomic window contains:
- a CDS encoding MFS transporter, which gives rise to NWQLDYYVFIFSLVFLFTLFSIPESIKFLLKKKRFDELNKNLEKIGIKEIEKLEIEEEKAFRVPLANLFKKGYAGRTLMVWYMWFAVSFAYYGFFSWLPKVISKLINTNLTTSTLYVFTLLVMQLPGYLLAAYLIEKVGRKLTLFFSFLLTGVMAYFFARSSSNTTLLVNGSLMTIFCMSAWGVVYAYTPELFPTEFRASANGSAGSFARLAGIVAPLYISLLFNKNLIFAITFLGVILLIASIWVFLGGVETKAKEIG